The following coding sequences lie in one Lelliottia jeotgali genomic window:
- a CDS encoding Mutator mutT protein (7,8-dihydro-8-oxoguanine-triphosphatase) → MKVLQIAVGIIRNPQNQIFITQRAADAHMANKWEFPGGKIESGETPEQALVRELQEEVGITALEPTLFDKLEYQFPDRHITLWFWMVERWEGEPWGKEGQPGSWLALEALDAEKFPPANEPVIARLTQELKAC, encoded by the coding sequence ATGAAAGTACTGCAAATCGCTGTCGGGATTATTCGTAACCCGCAAAACCAGATCTTCATTACTCAGCGTGCCGCTGATGCCCATATGGCCAACAAGTGGGAATTTCCGGGCGGTAAAATCGAATCAGGTGAAACGCCGGAACAGGCGCTGGTGCGAGAGCTTCAGGAAGAGGTGGGAATTACTGCGCTGGAACCAACGTTGTTCGATAAGCTCGAATATCAATTCCCGGACAGGCACATTACGTTGTGGTTCTGGATGGTTGAACGCTGGGAAGGCGAGCCGTGGGGTAAAGAAGGGCAGCCTGGCAGTTGGTTGGCGTTGGAGGCGCTGGACGCCGAGAAATTCCCGCCCGCTAATGAACCAGTAATCGCCAGACTGACTCAGGAACTGAAGGCCTGCTAA
- a CDS encoding zinc-binding protein encodes MSEIITVSCPTCGKAVIWGEISPFRPFCCKRCQLIDLGEWAAEEKRIPSEGDLSDSDDWSEEQQ; translated from the coding sequence ATGTCTGAAATTATCACCGTAAGCTGCCCGACCTGTGGGAAAGCTGTTATTTGGGGCGAGATTAGCCCGTTTCGCCCGTTCTGCTGCAAACGCTGCCAGTTAATCGATCTGGGTGAATGGGCCGCAGAAGAGAAACGCATCCCGAGCGAGGGCGATTTATCAGATAGCGACGACTGGAGCGAAGAGCAACAGTAA
- a CDS encoding Dephospho-CoA kinase: MGYVVALTGGIGSGKSTVADAFSRLGIAIIDADIIARQVVEPHSPGLNAIAAHFGPNIMNADGTLNRRLLRESIFSQPAEKTWLNALLHPMIHQETQRQIAEATSPYVLWVVPLLVENQLQHKADRILVIDVSPETQLKRTMLRDNVSRQHAEQILAAQATREERLAVADDVIDNDGAPDSIASDVARLHAQYLTYAAQAVAQEKP, from the coding sequence ATGGGGTACGTTGTTGCGTTAACAGGCGGTATCGGTAGTGGCAAAAGCACCGTTGCTGACGCTTTTTCACGCTTGGGTATTGCGATTATTGATGCCGATATCATTGCCCGTCAGGTGGTAGAGCCTCATTCACCTGGGCTTAATGCTATCGCTGCACATTTCGGGCCCAACATCATGAATGCCGACGGCACGCTGAACAGACGCCTGCTGCGCGAGAGTATCTTTTCGCAACCCGCAGAAAAAACCTGGCTCAACGCCCTCCTGCACCCCATGATTCACCAGGAAACTCAGCGCCAGATCGCTGAAGCCACGTCGCCTTATGTACTCTGGGTTGTTCCCTTGCTCGTTGAAAATCAGCTTCAGCATAAGGCCGATCGTATTCTGGTGATCGATGTGTCGCCTGAGACACAGCTTAAGCGAACCATGCTGCGCGATAATGTCTCTCGCCAACATGCTGAACAAATTCTTGCTGCGCAGGCAACACGCGAAGAGCGCCTTGCCGTCGCAGATGATGTTATTGATAATGATGGCGCACCCGATTCCATTGCGTCGGATGTCGCCCGCCTGCACGCCCAATATCTGACCTACGCCGCGCAGGCCGTAGCACAGGAAAAACCATAA
- a CDS encoding GMP reductase, with the protein MRIEEDLKLGFKDVLIRPKRSTLKSRSDVELERQFTFKHSGQTWSGVPVIAANMDTVGTFAMATALASFDILTAVHKHYSNEEWNAFAASASDDVKKHVMVSTGTSDADFEKTKQILVDNPEFNFVCIDVANGYSEHFVQFVSKARAAWPTKTIIAGNVVTGEMCEELILSGADIVKVGIGPGSVCTTRVKTGVGYPQLSAVIECADAAHGLGGQIISDGGCTMPGDVAKAFGGGADFVMLGGMLAGHEESGGTVVEENGEKFMLFYGMSSESAMNRHVGGVAQYRAAEGKTVKLSLRGPVENTARDVLGGLRSACTYVGASRLKELTKRTTFIRVQEQENRVFNSL; encoded by the coding sequence ATGCGTATCGAAGAAGATCTGAAGTTAGGTTTCAAAGACGTTCTTATCCGCCCTAAACGCTCTACGCTGAAAAGCCGCTCAGACGTTGAACTCGAACGTCAATTCACCTTTAAACACTCCGGTCAGACCTGGTCTGGCGTGCCTGTTATTGCTGCCAATATGGATACCGTGGGTACCTTTGCGATGGCTACGGCGCTGGCGAGTTTCGATATTCTGACTGCAGTGCACAAACACTACAGCAACGAAGAGTGGAACGCATTTGCGGCTTCCGCTTCTGATGATGTTAAGAAACACGTGATGGTGTCCACGGGTACATCTGACGCTGATTTCGAGAAAACCAAACAAATTCTGGTGGATAATCCAGAGTTTAATTTCGTTTGTATCGACGTGGCGAATGGCTATTCCGAACATTTCGTTCAGTTTGTCAGCAAAGCACGCGCGGCCTGGCCAACCAAAACCATCATCGCGGGTAACGTTGTGACCGGCGAGATGTGTGAAGAGCTGATTCTGTCCGGCGCGGATATCGTGAAAGTGGGGATCGGCCCTGGCTCTGTCTGCACCACGCGTGTCAAAACAGGTGTCGGCTATCCGCAGCTGTCCGCTGTGATTGAGTGTGCCGATGCGGCCCACGGCCTGGGCGGTCAGATCATCAGCGACGGCGGCTGCACCATGCCGGGCGATGTTGCAAAAGCCTTCGGTGGTGGCGCAGATTTCGTGATGCTGGGCGGTATGTTGGCCGGTCATGAAGAGAGCGGTGGTACCGTAGTTGAAGAAAACGGTGAAAAATTCATGCTGTTCTACGGAATGAGTTCTGAATCCGCTATGAATCGCCACGTCGGCGGCGTTGCGCAGTACCGTGCAGCAGAAGGCAAAACCGTGAAACTGTCCCTGCGCGGTCCGGTTGAGAATACCGCTCGTGATGTTCTCGGTGGCCTGCGTTCTGCCTGTACCTACGTCGGTGCATCTCGTTTGAAAGAGTTGACCAAACGCACGACGTTTATCCGCGTTCAGGAACAAGAAAACCGCGTTTTCAACAGCCTGTAA
- a CDS encoding type IV pilin biogenesis protein, translating to MAANHLWRWRALTLQGELQQGTLWAVNREAAFSQLSYEALCPLSLSRTLMLKKWQPQHCYEIFRQLAALLQAGLTLAYSLQMLADQHPMKQWQALLARLANDLSAGCAFSEALKKWPEVFPPLYISMMKTGELTGKLEECCSQLAQQQKSQQLLSMKVKKALRYPLIILALAVVVVLAMVTLVLPEFAAIYQTFNTPLPLLTQLVMGFADFVHQHIIALFFVMLFPAFMMRGLRYHPRWQRFSQRLVLRLPVMGVLVRGQKLSQIFTVLSLTQQAGIAFLQGLESAEESVAGIFWQEALRGARERVAQGAPIGSSLSEARIFTPLCIQLVRTGEVSGSLDTMLANLAHHHNEQTFQHADNLASLLEPLLLIVTGIIIGTLVVAMYLPIFHLGDAMSAG from the coding sequence ATGGCTGCTAATCATCTCTGGCGCTGGCGCGCCCTCACCTTACAGGGGGAACTTCAGCAAGGCACCCTTTGGGCGGTGAATCGAGAAGCAGCCTTTAGTCAGTTGTCATATGAGGCACTTTGCCCGCTGTCACTGTCTCGCACGCTTATGCTGAAGAAATGGCAGCCTCAACATTGCTATGAGATTTTCCGCCAACTTGCCGCGCTGCTTCAGGCCGGGCTTACACTCGCCTACAGCCTGCAAATGCTGGCTGATCAACATCCGATGAAACAATGGCAGGCGCTTTTAGCCAGACTTGCGAACGATCTCAGCGCAGGCTGCGCATTCTCTGAAGCCCTGAAAAAATGGCCTGAGGTATTTCCTCCGCTTTATATCTCAATGATGAAAACCGGAGAACTGACCGGAAAACTGGAAGAGTGCTGTAGTCAGTTGGCTCAGCAGCAAAAATCACAGCAATTGCTCAGTATGAAAGTCAAAAAGGCCCTGCGTTATCCGCTGATCATTCTGGCCCTCGCGGTGGTTGTGGTGCTGGCGATGGTGACATTAGTGTTACCCGAATTCGCCGCCATCTATCAAACGTTCAATACGCCCCTCCCTTTGCTAACACAATTGGTAATGGGGTTTGCTGACTTCGTCCATCAGCACATCATTGCTCTATTCTTCGTGATGCTGTTTCCGGCATTCATGATGCGTGGCTTACGATACCACCCACGCTGGCAGCGTTTTAGTCAGCGTCTGGTTTTGCGTCTACCTGTTATGGGAGTGTTGGTACGCGGACAAAAACTAAGCCAAATATTTACCGTGTTATCGCTAACCCAACAGGCTGGGATCGCCTTCTTACAGGGGCTGGAAAGTGCAGAAGAATCGGTTGCGGGCATATTCTGGCAAGAAGCACTGCGGGGTGCCAGGGAGCGGGTGGCGCAAGGAGCACCAATTGGGTCCTCACTCAGTGAAGCGCGAATTTTCACCCCTCTCTGCATTCAGCTTGTGCGAACAGGTGAGGTTTCTGGCTCACTGGATACGATGCTGGCAAATCTAGCTCATCATCATAATGAACAAACATTCCAGCATGCAGATAATCTCGCGTCGCTGTTAGAACCACTGCTGTTAATTGTGACAGGCATCATTATCGGAACACTGGTGGTGGCAATGTATCTGCCAATTTTCCATTTAGGCGATGCGATGAGTGCGGGATAA
- a CDS encoding Type IV fimbrial assembly, ATPase PilB — MNSEQLMLLCQRHHALLLSNNDEMVSIAVLDTPASQMMEALRFATQKRIDIECWTKERMEKYQQTSSQAHLPITTPVSSAVDILNRTLKQALSQRASDIHIEPAGESWQIRLRIDGVLYPQPPLTAALATTLIARLKVLGELDIAERRLPQDGQFTVELTGSAVSFRIATLPCRGGEKIVLRLLHQVQQALELGALGMTDSQRMLFAEALYQPQGLLLVTGPTGSGKTVTLYSALQALNAQDVNICSVEDPVEIPLAGLNQTQINPRAGLTFQSVLRALLRQDPDIIMVGEIRDGETAEIAINAAQTGHLVLSTLHTNSTTETLIRLQQMGVARWMVSSALTLVVAQRLVRRLCIHCRKEGEMKAKLPKTVWPRELPHWQPVGCDRCYHGFYGRVALFEVLSVNSDIRQAIASGTSIEEIDLTARGTGMTTLFEHGCMAVEQGHTTLKEIVRVLGLPDGC, encoded by the coding sequence ATGAATTCAGAACAACTGATGCTGCTGTGCCAGCGCCATCATGCATTGCTATTAAGCAATAACGATGAAATGGTCAGTATTGCCGTGCTGGACACTCCAGCATCACAGATGATGGAGGCTCTGCGCTTCGCCACGCAAAAGCGGATTGATATTGAATGCTGGACGAAAGAGCGGATGGAGAAATATCAGCAGACATCATCCCAGGCACATTTACCGATAACCACTCCCGTCAGCTCCGCTGTCGATATTCTTAACCGCACGCTTAAGCAGGCGCTGAGTCAGCGCGCGTCCGATATCCATATCGAGCCTGCCGGGGAGAGTTGGCAAATCCGCTTACGTATTGATGGCGTGCTGTATCCACAACCCCCGTTAACAGCAGCGTTAGCGACGACGCTCATTGCTCGGCTGAAGGTACTGGGTGAACTGGATATTGCAGAACGCCGCCTGCCGCAGGATGGTCAATTTACCGTTGAGTTGACGGGCAGTGCAGTCTCTTTTCGTATCGCCACGCTCCCTTGTCGCGGGGGCGAAAAAATCGTTTTGCGTTTACTTCATCAAGTGCAACAGGCACTGGAACTTGGCGCATTAGGCATGACTGATTCCCAACGGATGCTTTTTGCAGAAGCACTTTATCAGCCGCAAGGACTTTTATTGGTGACCGGCCCGACCGGGAGTGGAAAAACCGTCACGCTCTACAGTGCACTGCAAGCCCTAAACGCTCAGGACGTGAATATTTGTAGTGTAGAAGATCCGGTAGAGATCCCTCTCGCAGGGTTGAACCAAACACAAATCAATCCACGAGCAGGGCTGACGTTTCAAAGCGTGCTTCGAGCACTGCTACGCCAGGACCCGGACATCATCATGGTGGGCGAAATACGCGATGGTGAAACGGCTGAAATCGCCATCAATGCCGCCCAGACGGGGCATTTGGTGCTCTCAACATTGCACACCAACTCCACCACCGAGACATTGATACGATTGCAGCAGATGGGTGTTGCCCGCTGGATGGTGTCATCTGCCCTGACGCTGGTGGTAGCGCAAAGGCTGGTACGCCGCCTGTGCATTCATTGTCGAAAAGAGGGTGAGATGAAAGCAAAATTGCCTAAGACCGTCTGGCCACGTGAACTTCCTCACTGGCAACCGGTAGGCTGCGATCGCTGTTATCACGGCTTTTATGGTCGCGTCGCTCTGTTTGAAGTGCTCTCGGTCAACAGTGATATTCGTCAGGCGATAGCTAGCGGTACGTCGATTGAAGAGATAGACCTCACAGCAAGGGGGACAGGCATGACCACGCTCTTCGAACATGGCTGCATGGCAGTGGAACAAGGACATACCACTCTGAAAGAGATAGTCCGCGTTTTGGGGTTGCCCGATGGCTGCTAA
- a CDS encoding Type IV pilin PilA — MNRQQGFTLIELMVVIGIIAILSAIGVPAYQNYLRKAALTDMLQTFMPYRTAIELCALDHGGVDSCDGGTNGISSPTTTRYTSAMSVAKGSVALTGQESLNGLEVVLAPIWNDGNGITGWTRDCNIANDSALKQACEDVFRFDNK, encoded by the coding sequence ATGAACAGACAACAAGGATTTACCCTCATTGAGCTAATGGTGGTCATTGGCATTATCGCGATTCTCAGCGCCATCGGCGTGCCCGCATACCAGAACTATCTTCGCAAAGCCGCACTGACGGATATGTTGCAAACCTTTATGCCCTATCGCACAGCTATAGAACTTTGCGCGCTCGATCATGGCGGTGTCGATAGCTGCGATGGTGGAACCAACGGGATTTCCTCACCGACAACAACGCGTTACACCTCAGCGATGAGCGTCGCCAAAGGCTCAGTAGCTCTGACAGGTCAGGAGAGTCTGAACGGTCTGGAAGTGGTTTTAGCCCCAATCTGGAACGACGGAAACGGGATAACCGGCTGGACTCGAGACTGCAATATCGCTAATGACAGCGCCCTGAAACAAGCGTGTGAAGATGTTTTTCGCTTCGACAATAAATAA
- a CDS encoding Quinolinate phosphoribosyltransferase (decarboxylating), with amino-acid sequence MPPRRYNPDHRRDALLERINLDIPASVAHALREDLGGEVNADNDITAQLLPKETLSHAVIITREDGVFCGKRWVEEVFTQLAGDDVQITWHVQDGDSISANQPLFELNGPSRVLLTGERTALNFVQTLSGVASAVRRYVELLAGTKTQLLDTRKTLPGLRTALKYAVLCGGGANHRLGLSDAFLIKENHIIASGSVRQAVEKAFWLHPDVPVEVEVENMDELDAALKAGADIIMLDNFETEQMREAVKRTNGQAQLEVSGNVTHETLREFAETGVDFISVGALTKHVQALDLSMRFK; translated from the coding sequence ATGCCGCCTCGCCGCTACAACCCCGACCACCGACGTGACGCGCTTCTGGAACGTATTAACCTCGATATCCCGGCAAGCGTCGCCCATGCGCTGCGCGAAGATCTGGGCGGAGAGGTGAATGCCGATAACGATATTACCGCACAATTGCTACCAAAAGAGACGCTTTCCCACGCAGTGATTATCACTCGCGAAGACGGCGTATTCTGCGGCAAGCGCTGGGTAGAAGAGGTCTTTACCCAGCTCGCTGGCGACGACGTACAGATAACCTGGCACGTTCAGGATGGCGACAGCATCAGCGCCAATCAACCTCTTTTTGAACTCAATGGCCCGTCCCGCGTGCTGTTGACAGGTGAACGTACCGCTCTGAACTTCGTCCAGACATTGTCTGGCGTGGCGAGCGCCGTTCGTCGCTACGTTGAGCTTCTGGCTGGCACTAAAACTCAGTTGCTCGATACTCGTAAAACGCTTCCCGGCCTGCGTACGGCGCTAAAATATGCGGTTCTGTGTGGCGGTGGCGCAAACCATCGTCTGGGATTATCCGATGCCTTCCTGATCAAAGAGAACCACATTATCGCGTCTGGTTCGGTACGCCAGGCGGTCGAAAAGGCCTTCTGGCTGCATCCTGACGTGCCTGTCGAAGTCGAAGTTGAAAACATGGATGAATTAGACGCCGCACTCAAAGCCGGGGCGGACATCATCATGCTCGACAACTTCGAAACCGAACAAATGCGCGAAGCCGTCAAACGTACCAATGGTCAGGCGCAGCTGGAAGTCTCCGGCAACGTTACGCATGAAACCCTGCGTGAATTCGCTGAAACGGGCGTGGACTTTATTTCTGTTGGCGCGCTCACCAAACACGTACAAGCACTCGACCTCTCTATGCGCTTCAAATAA
- a CDS encoding N-acetylmuramoyl-L-alanine amidase, with protein sequence MQLQDGWLVDARHVPSPHHDGRPEDETPSLLVVHNISLPPGEFGGPWIDALFTGTIDPNAHPFFAEIAHLRVSAHCLIRRDGEIVQYVPFDKRAWHAGVSVYQGRERCNDFSIGIELEGTDTTPYTNAQYLALAAVTRALSALYPKIAENITGHSDIAPVRKTDPGPAFDWSRFRAMLTASSDKEMT encoded by the coding sequence ATGCAGTTACAAGACGGATGGCTGGTGGATGCGCGGCACGTACCGTCGCCGCACCATGATGGCCGCCCGGAGGATGAAACGCCCTCACTGCTGGTGGTCCACAATATTAGCCTACCACCGGGTGAATTTGGCGGTCCGTGGATCGACGCATTATTCACCGGAACAATCGATCCCAATGCCCATCCTTTTTTTGCTGAAATTGCCCATCTGCGCGTTTCGGCACATTGTCTGATTCGACGCGACGGTGAAATCGTCCAGTATGTTCCTTTCGATAAACGTGCGTGGCACGCCGGTGTCTCTGTGTATCAAGGGCGTGAACGCTGTAACGATTTTTCGATTGGTATTGAGCTGGAAGGCACAGATACTACGCCTTACACCAATGCGCAGTATCTGGCTTTGGCTGCGGTGACGCGTGCTTTGTCCGCGCTATACCCAAAAATTGCTGAAAATATCACCGGGCATAGCGATATTGCACCCGTGAGAAAAACCGATCCCGGCCCGGCGTTTGACTGGTCCCGGTTTCGCGCCATGCTTACCGCTTCGTCAGATAAGGAGATGACATGA
- a CDS encoding AmpE protein, which yields MTLFTMLLVMIAERLFKLGEHWHLDHRMEVFFRRIKHFSMLRTLLMTAVVMGVVFLLLRALHGLFFNVPLLVVWILLGVLCIGAGKVRLHYHAYLKAASRDDSHARGAMASELTLIHGVPPDCNERDYLRELQNALLWINFRYYLAPLFWFVVGGPWGPVFLMGYAFLRAWQTWLARYLTPHERLLSGIDAILHVLDWLPVRLVGVVYALIGHGEKALPAWFASLADRHTSQYQVLTRLAQFSLAREPHTDKVETPKAAVSMAKKTSFVIVVLVALLTIYGTLV from the coding sequence ATGACGTTGTTTACCATGCTACTGGTGATGATCGCTGAACGGTTATTTAAACTGGGCGAGCACTGGCATTTGGATCACCGGATGGAAGTATTCTTCCGCCGGATTAAACATTTTTCGATGCTGCGCACCCTCCTGATGACCGCTGTGGTGATGGGCGTGGTATTTCTGTTGCTGCGTGCGCTGCATGGCCTCTTTTTCAACGTGCCGCTGCTGGTAGTGTGGATCTTGCTTGGCGTACTGTGTATCGGTGCCGGAAAAGTGCGGTTGCACTATCATGCCTATCTGAAAGCCGCATCGCGTGACGATAGCCACGCGCGTGGCGCGATGGCGAGCGAACTGACGCTTATTCACGGCGTGCCGCCGGACTGCAATGAGCGCGATTATCTGCGCGAGCTACAAAATGCGCTGCTTTGGATCAACTTCCGCTATTATCTCGCGCCGCTGTTCTGGTTTGTCGTGGGCGGCCCGTGGGGCCCGGTGTTCCTGATGGGATACGCTTTCTTACGCGCCTGGCAGACCTGGCTGGCGCGCTATCTGACACCGCACGAGCGTCTGCTGTCGGGCATCGACGCGATTTTACACGTGCTGGACTGGCTGCCGGTTCGTCTGGTCGGTGTGGTCTATGCCTTAATCGGTCACGGCGAAAAAGCACTTCCGGCGTGGTTTGCCTCCCTGGCCGATCGTCATACTTCTCAGTATCAGGTGCTGACGCGCCTGGCTCAGTTCTCACTGGCGCGTGAACCACACACGGATAAAGTCGAAACCCCGAAAGCGGCGGTGTCGATGGCGAAGAAAACTTCGTTTGTGATTGTGGTGCTGGTGGCGTTACTGACCATTTACGGCACGCTGGTGTAA
- a CDS encoding Alpha-L-arabinofuranosidase II precursor, translating to MRHWPNPFIEQRADPYILHHDGLYYFIASVPEYDRLEIRRADSLEGLRSAEEVVVWRKPDTGPMSELIWAPELHYIDGKWYIYFAAARTQALDQLNMFQHRMFALECADSDPLSGKWVEKGQIVTPFDTFALDATTFVHQGKRWYLWAQKAPHISGNSNLYLCEMENPWTLKGEPIMLSKPEYDWECRGFWVNEGPAVLEHSNTLFISYSASATDENYCMGLLWIDKSADPRNPANWHKAPRPVFTTSYENRQYGPGHNSFTQTPDGEDVLVYHARNYTEIEGDPLYDPNRHTRLKLVRWDKNGMPDFGIPPADTY from the coding sequence ATGCGTCACTGGCCAAACCCGTTTATCGAACAACGTGCCGACCCGTATATTCTGCATCACGACGGGCTTTATTATTTCATCGCCTCAGTACCAGAGTACGACCGGCTGGAGATCCGTCGCGCCGACTCGCTGGAAGGGTTACGTAGCGCAGAAGAAGTGGTGGTCTGGCGTAAACCGGATACCGGCCCGATGAGTGAGCTGATCTGGGCGCCGGAACTGCATTACATTGACGGCAAGTGGTACATCTACTTTGCCGCCGCGCGCACCCAAGCTCTCGACCAACTGAATATGTTCCAGCACCGGATGTTCGCGCTGGAATGCGCAGACAGCGACCCGCTGAGTGGGAAGTGGGTCGAAAAAGGACAAATCGTCACGCCGTTTGATACGTTTGCGCTCGATGCCACCACCTTCGTGCATCAGGGCAAACGTTGGTATCTGTGGGCGCAAAAAGCACCCCATATTTCCGGTAACTCCAATCTCTATCTGTGCGAAATGGAAAACCCGTGGACGCTTAAAGGTGAGCCCATCATGCTCAGCAAACCGGAATACGACTGGGAATGTCGGGGGTTTTGGGTCAACGAAGGCCCGGCGGTGCTGGAGCATAGCAATACGCTATTTATCAGCTACTCTGCCAGCGCGACGGATGAGAACTACTGCATGGGGCTATTGTGGATTGATAAAAGCGCCGATCCGCGCAATCCAGCCAACTGGCACAAAGCACCGCGACCGGTGTTTACCACCAGCTACGAAAATCGCCAGTACGGGCCAGGGCACAACAGCTTTACGCAAACGCCGGACGGCGAAGATGTGCTGGTGTATCACGCACGAAACTACACAGAAATTGAAGGCGATCCGCTTTACGATCCGAATCGTCATACCCGCCTGAAGTTAGTTCGCTGGGACAAAAACGGGATGCCTGATTTTGGCATCCCGCCTGCGGATACGTATTGA
- a CDS encoding putative GPH family transporter, with translation MDNNKLSVKEKIGYGMGDAGCNIIFGAIMLFVNYFYTDIFGLAPALVGVLLLSVRVIDAITDPIMGAIADRTRSKYGRFRPWLLWIAFPYALFSILMFTTPEWTYNSKVIYAFVTYFLLSLTYTAINIPYCSLGGVITNDPKERVACQSYRFVMVGIATLLLSLTLLPMVEYFGGDDKAKGYQMAMTVLALIGTCMFLFSFSTVRERIRPAVQTNDELKNDLKDVWKNDQWVRILLLTLCNVCPGFIRMAATMYYVTWVMGQSTHFATLFISLGVVGMMLGSIFAKTLTDRWCKLKVFFWTNIALAIFSCAFYFFDPKATTTIVVLYFLLNILHQIPSPLHWSLMADVDDYGEWKTGKRITGISFSGNIFFLKLGLAIAGAMVGFLLSWYGYDSGAKAQSADATNGIVLLFTIIPGVGYLITAGVVRLLKVDREMMKQIQEDLEKRRNNYRELNDYQELKAVETK, from the coding sequence ATGGATAACAATAAGCTGTCAGTAAAAGAAAAGATCGGCTATGGGATGGGCGACGCGGGATGCAATATCATCTTTGGCGCCATCATGTTGTTTGTTAACTATTTTTATACGGATATCTTTGGGCTGGCACCGGCACTGGTCGGCGTACTGCTGCTGTCAGTGCGGGTCATCGATGCCATCACCGACCCGATAATGGGCGCGATTGCCGATCGCACCCGCAGTAAATATGGTCGATTTCGTCCATGGCTGCTGTGGATTGCCTTCCCCTATGCTCTGTTCAGCATCCTGATGTTCACCACCCCAGAGTGGACTTACAACAGCAAAGTTATCTATGCGTTTGTCACTTACTTCCTGCTGTCTCTCACCTACACGGCAATTAACATCCCATACTGCTCGCTGGGCGGAGTGATCACCAACGACCCTAAAGAGCGCGTGGCCTGTCAGTCGTACCGCTTTGTAATGGTCGGGATTGCCACGCTGCTGCTCTCGTTAACGCTGCTGCCAATGGTGGAGTATTTTGGCGGCGACGACAAAGCCAAAGGTTATCAAATGGCGATGACCGTGCTGGCGCTGATTGGTACTTGCATGTTCCTGTTCAGTTTCTCGACCGTGCGGGAACGTATTCGCCCTGCGGTGCAAACCAATGATGAGCTGAAAAACGATCTGAAAGATGTGTGGAAGAACGATCAGTGGGTGCGCATCCTGCTGCTGACCCTGTGCAACGTCTGTCCGGGCTTTATCCGCATGGCGGCGACTATGTATTACGTCACCTGGGTAATGGGACAAAGCACCCATTTCGCCACCCTGTTTATCAGCCTCGGCGTGGTGGGCATGATGCTCGGCAGTATTTTCGCGAAAACCCTGACCGACCGCTGGTGTAAGCTGAAAGTGTTCTTCTGGACCAATATCGCACTGGCGATTTTCTCCTGCGCGTTCTACTTCTTCGACCCGAAAGCCACGACCACCATCGTCGTACTCTATTTCCTGCTCAATATTCTGCATCAGATCCCTTCCCCGCTGCACTGGTCGCTGATGGCGGATGTGGACGACTACGGTGAGTGGAAAACCGGGAAACGCATCACCGGGATCAGTTTTTCCGGCAATATCTTCTTCCTCAAACTCGGGCTGGCGATTGCCGGTGCAATGGTTGGATTCCTGCTCTCCTGGTACGGTTATGATTCCGGAGCAAAAGCACAAAGCGCCGATGCCACTAACGGGATTGTCCTGCTGTTTACCATCATTCCGGGCGTGGGTTATTTGATTACTGCTGGCGTGGTTCGCCTGCTGAAAGTTGACCGCGAAATGATGAAGCAGATCCAGGAGGACCTGGAAAAGCGCCGTAATAACTATCGCGAGCTGAATGATTACCAGGAACTCAAAGCTGTAGAGACTAAATAA